A region of Allocoleopsis franciscana PCC 7113 DNA encodes the following proteins:
- a CDS encoding pyridoxal phosphate-dependent aminotransferase has product MSTLTSRMQAVQSPLIPIIGELIRNNPGTISLGQGVVYYGPPPEAIARLPEFLADPENHKYKLIQGIPPLVSAIAAKLQTDNAIEVDEQNSIVVTAGSNMGFMNAVLAITSPGDEIILQTPYYFNHEMAIVMASCRPVLVATDENYQLRPDAIAQAITERTRAVVTISPNNPTGVVYPAEALQEVNDICRNRGIYHISDEAYEYFTYNGVKHTSPGAFPHSQEHTISLYSLSKAYGFASWRIGYMVIPEHLLVPVKKIQDTIVICPPVISQYAALGALQVGANYCREKICAIASVRPLALDSLKRLEGLCTIAPADGAFYFLLKVHTQLGAFELAQRLIQEHRVAVMPGTTFGMNKGCYLRIAYGALQKETAVEGIERLVRGIQSILAAEK; this is encoded by the coding sequence ATGTCTACTTTAACTTCTCGTATGCAGGCGGTGCAGTCGCCACTGATCCCGATTATTGGCGAACTGATTCGCAACAACCCCGGAACGATTTCTTTGGGGCAAGGTGTTGTTTATTATGGCCCACCCCCAGAAGCGATCGCACGTTTGCCGGAGTTCCTCGCCGATCCCGAAAATCATAAATACAAACTCATCCAAGGGATTCCACCTTTAGTGTCTGCCATTGCCGCCAAACTGCAAACGGATAACGCTATCGAGGTGGATGAGCAAAACTCCATCGTTGTTACAGCCGGCAGCAATATGGGGTTTATGAATGCCGTTCTCGCCATTACTTCCCCCGGTGATGAAATTATTCTCCAAACGCCTTATTATTTCAACCACGAAATGGCGATTGTGATGGCAAGTTGTCGTCCAGTATTAGTAGCAACGGATGAAAATTACCAGCTACGTCCGGATGCGATCGCTCAAGCTATTACAGAACGAACACGAGCTGTTGTCACCATTTCTCCTAATAATCCCACGGGTGTCGTGTATCCGGCAGAAGCCTTGCAAGAAGTTAATGATATTTGTCGCAATCGCGGCATTTACCACATCAGTGATGAAGCCTACGAATACTTTACCTACAACGGGGTGAAACACACTTCGCCGGGAGCATTTCCCCACAGTCAGGAACATACCATTTCCCTCTACTCCCTCTCCAAAGCTTATGGTTTTGCCAGTTGGCGCATCGGGTATATGGTGATTCCAGAACACTTACTCGTCCCAGTGAAGAAAATTCAGGATACGATTGTGATTTGTCCTCCAGTCATCTCCCAGTACGCGGCGTTAGGGGCGTTGCAGGTGGGGGCTAACTACTGTCGAGAGAAGATTTGTGCGATCGCATCTGTCCGACCATTAGCACTAGACTCGTTAAAACGCTTAGAAGGTTTATGTACCATTGCCCCTGCGGATGGTGCGTTTTATTTCCTGCTGAAGGTTCACACCCAGTTAGGTGCGTTTGAGTTGGCACAACGACTTATCCAGGAACATCGCGTGGCAGTGATGCCCGGTACAACCTTTGGTATGAATAAGGGGTGTTATCTGCGAATTGCCTATGGTGCCTTACAAAAAGAGACGGCGGTAGAAGGAATTGAGCGATTAGTTAGGGGAATCCAAAGCATTTTAGCTGCGGAAAAATGA
- a CDS encoding cytochrome c oxidase subunit II codes for MLKLRAILIMTVYAILAALASFWMAKQSYSWFPPEAAAEAKLQDDLFSLFTGLGTFIYLGVIGPFLYSLVFHRASKYDMSDGPPIEGNLWLEIVWTGIPLVLVLTLSFVSYRTYEKMAVRGPMELVHLHMPQVMQSAYAEPFDSSPQQQIQNAAQTAPIEQIDVTAKQWAWVFHYPQQNITSTELHLPVGRRVRFTLRSEDVLHGFYIPAFRLKQDVVPNREIDFELTPVKEGTYRLRDSMFSGTYFAANQADVVVQPFDEYQQWLADAAAQSPTPAFNQAAFEYSQESDREGATKGKVAIRGWNSIPPAPPPVVNYAPKPEPDSPPA; via the coding sequence ATGCTCAAACTCCGCGCAATTCTAATAATGACGGTCTATGCCATCCTGGCTGCCTTGGCTAGCTTTTGGATGGCGAAACAATCCTATTCCTGGTTTCCGCCAGAAGCGGCAGCAGAAGCAAAGTTGCAGGATGATTTATTCAGTCTCTTCACTGGGTTAGGTACATTCATTTACTTAGGGGTGATCGGCCCTTTCCTCTACTCGTTGGTCTTTCATCGCGCCAGTAAGTATGACATGAGCGATGGCCCCCCGATTGAAGGCAACCTCTGGCTGGAGATTGTCTGGACGGGAATACCATTGGTTTTGGTGTTAACGCTTTCCTTTGTGAGCTATCGGACTTACGAAAAAATGGCGGTACGAGGGCCGATGGAACTGGTGCATTTGCACATGCCTCAGGTGATGCAGTCTGCTTACGCCGAACCCTTTGATAGCAGCCCTCAACAGCAAATTCAGAATGCAGCCCAAACGGCTCCCATTGAGCAAATTGACGTGACGGCTAAGCAATGGGCATGGGTTTTCCATTATCCACAACAGAATATCACTAGCACTGAGTTACATTTACCGGTCGGTCGCCGGGTGCGGTTCACGTTGCGATCGGAGGATGTATTGCATGGGTTTTACATTCCGGCATTTCGGCTGAAGCAAGATGTCGTTCCCAATCGCGAAATCGATTTTGAACTGACTCCCGTAAAAGAAGGAACCTATCGCCTGCGCGATTCCATGTTTAGTGGCACTTACTTTGCGGCAAATCAAGCAGATGTCGTCGTTCAGCCATTCGACGAGTATCAACAATGGCTTGCCGATGCTGCTGCTCAATCGCCCACCCCTGCCTTTAATCAGGCTGCTTTTGAGTACAGCCAAGAAAGCGATCGGGAGGGTGCAACAAAAGGCAAGGTAGCCATTCGTGGTTGGAACAGCATCCCACCTGCACCGCCACCTGTAGTGAATTATGCGCCCAAGCCTGAACCGGATAGCCCACCAGCGTAA
- the ctaD gene encoding cytochrome c oxidase subunit I, which yields MTNISLEPIKGVRGQPYPGAPDNWKRFFTFSTDHKVIGIQYIVTSFFFFLIGGLLSMVMRGELITPDADLVDRTVYNALFTMHGSIMLFMWTFPVLVGLGNYLVPLMIGARDMAFPRLNAVSFWMVPVVGILMLASFLVPGGPSQSGWWAYPPVSLQNPTGNLINGQVLWILAVAISGVSSIMGAVNFVTTIFRMRAPGMTWFKTPAFVWSVLAAQLIQLYGLPALTGGAVMLLLDITIGTSFFAPDRGGNPILYQHFFWFYSHPAVYVMVLPVFGIFSEVLPVHARKPLFGYRVIAASSILITIISAFVWVHHMFASATPGWMRMFFMVTTMLVGVPSGIKVFGWVATIWGGKIRFTTPMLFALGGISNWLFAGITGIFLASVPIDIHVNNTYFVVGHFHYVLYGAIVMGIYAGIYHWFPKMTGRMYYEGLGKLHFALTYLGTALTFLPMHPAGLMGMPRRVASYDLEFAYWNVLASLGGFLLGLSTLPFILNMVSSWIRGDKVGNNPWRAYGLEWLTSSPPTVENFEETPIVVSRPYGYGSNEPLVGNVPNPGLTEFPESFTQEQTS from the coding sequence ATGACCAACATTTCTCTTGAACCGATCAAAGGCGTTCGCGGACAGCCGTATCCCGGTGCGCCCGACAACTGGAAGCGATTCTTCACCTTTAGCACCGATCACAAAGTCATCGGCATTCAATACATCGTCACATCGTTCTTCTTTTTCTTGATTGGAGGCTTGTTGTCGATGGTGATGCGGGGTGAACTCATTACCCCCGACGCCGATCTGGTCGATCGCACCGTTTATAATGCCCTGTTCACGATGCATGGCTCGATCATGCTGTTTATGTGGACATTCCCCGTTTTAGTAGGACTGGGAAATTATCTAGTTCCGCTAATGATTGGGGCACGAGATATGGCATTTCCCCGACTCAATGCGGTTTCTTTCTGGATGGTTCCCGTGGTGGGAATTCTCATGCTGGCCAGTTTTCTGGTGCCGGGAGGCCCGTCGCAGTCAGGATGGTGGGCATATCCGCCTGTGAGTTTGCAAAACCCAACCGGAAATCTGATTAACGGGCAAGTGTTGTGGATTTTGGCAGTGGCAATTTCGGGCGTGTCTTCGATCATGGGCGCGGTGAATTTTGTCACTACCATCTTCCGGATGCGAGCACCAGGAATGACCTGGTTTAAAACACCTGCCTTTGTCTGGTCAGTGCTGGCGGCGCAGTTAATTCAACTATATGGGCTACCTGCGCTAACTGGGGGTGCGGTAATGCTGTTGCTCGATATCACGATTGGTACGAGCTTTTTTGCACCAGACCGAGGCGGCAACCCTATACTCTATCAACACTTTTTCTGGTTTTACTCCCATCCAGCAGTCTATGTGATGGTTCTGCCCGTGTTTGGGATATTTTCTGAAGTTTTACCTGTTCATGCCCGTAAACCTCTATTTGGCTATCGGGTGATTGCGGCATCATCCATCCTCATCACGATTATCAGCGCTTTCGTGTGGGTACATCATATGTTTGCCAGTGCCACTCCAGGTTGGATGCGGATGTTTTTCATGGTGACTACGATGCTGGTAGGCGTTCCCTCTGGTATTAAGGTGTTTGGTTGGGTGGCAACGATATGGGGTGGCAAGATTCGCTTCACCACGCCAATGCTATTTGCGCTAGGTGGCATTAGTAACTGGCTATTTGCTGGCATTACTGGAATTTTTCTGGCTTCTGTGCCGATCGATATTCACGTTAACAACACCTACTTTGTGGTTGGACATTTCCATTACGTGTTGTATGGTGCGATCGTTATGGGCATCTATGCCGGAATCTATCACTGGTTCCCCAAAATGACCGGACGCATGTATTACGAAGGGTTGGGCAAACTGCACTTTGCCTTGACTTACCTGGGAACGGCGTTAACCTTCCTGCCCATGCACCCCGCTGGGTTGATGGGAATGCCCCGTCGTGTCGCATCTTATGACCTAGAATTTGCCTACTGGAATGTCTTAGCGAGTCTGGGCGGGTTTCTCTTGGGGCTGTCTACGCTACCGTTTATTCTCAACATGGTGAGTTCCTGGATTCGGGGCGATAAAGTGGGCAACAATCCCTGGCGGGCTTATGGCTTAGAGTGGCTCACCTCTTCACCACCCACAGTCGAAAACTTTGAAGAAACACCGATTGTGGTTTCGCGTCCCTACGGCTACGGTAGCAACGAACCATTGGTCGGGAACGTTCCTAACCCAGGCTTAACTGAATTTCCTGAATCGTTTACTCAGGAGCAAACATCATGA
- a CDS encoding DUF2231 domain-containing protein, with protein MFKYLPPLNEHNLPYPDTIHPIVVHFVIAMVLFAVFCDLLGYFTKNSKLYEVSWWNLAFATVSIFISIIFGQIEAGLAEPYAASVSTLNIHTILGWSLSGILAIVTAWRYVIRLQERPQLPIPYLAASVLLVGVVCIQTYLGSLLVWVYGLHTIPVVDAIREGLS; from the coding sequence GTGTTTAAGTATCTTCCGCCTCTCAACGAGCATAACCTTCCTTATCCCGATACCATTCACCCAATCGTGGTGCATTTCGTGATTGCGATGGTGCTGTTTGCAGTGTTTTGCGATCTCCTGGGGTATTTCACAAAAAATTCCAAATTGTATGAAGTCAGTTGGTGGAATCTGGCCTTCGCAACCGTTTCGATCTTCATTTCAATTATTTTTGGACAGATTGAAGCTGGTCTGGCAGAACCTTACGCGGCATCGGTTTCAACGCTGAATATCCATACAATTTTGGGCTGGTCGCTTTCGGGAATTCTGGCAATCGTCACCGCATGGCGCTATGTGATTCGGTTGCAGGAAAGACCGCAGTTACCCATTCCTTATCTGGCAGCAAGTGTACTCCTAGTTGGCGTCGTTTGTATTCAGACATACCTGGGCAGCTTACTCGTGTGGGTCTATGGCTTGCATACAATTCCTGTTGTAGATGCAATCAGAGAGGGCTTGTCATGA
- a CDS encoding cytochrome c oxidase subunit 3 produces MTVEKAIAQDVEANVRQHQEHDEAGNSKFGFIVFLLSESVIFLSFFAGYIVYKTTSPDWYPPGVTGLETREPLINTIVLVSSSFVIYVAERYLHDKKLWGFRLFLLATMAMGSYFLWGQAVEWRSLSFSIQSGLFGGTFYLLTGFHGLHVLTGILLQTLMLGRSFIPGNYENGFFGVEATSLFWHFVDVIWIVLYTLIYVWQ; encoded by the coding sequence ATGACAGTAGAAAAAGCGATTGCACAAGACGTTGAAGCTAACGTTCGACAGCACCAGGAGCATGACGAAGCAGGAAACAGTAAATTTGGCTTTATCGTGTTTCTGCTGTCGGAAAGTGTCATCTTCCTGAGCTTCTTTGCGGGTTACATCGTCTACAAAACCACTAGTCCTGACTGGTATCCGCCTGGTGTTACTGGCTTAGAAACCAGAGAGCCACTGATTAATACAATCGTGCTGGTATCCAGTAGTTTTGTAATCTACGTGGCTGAACGTTATTTACACGATAAAAAGCTGTGGGGCTTTCGCCTATTTCTGTTAGCCACGATGGCGATGGGTAGCTATTTCCTATGGGGGCAAGCGGTGGAATGGCGCAGTTTATCCTTCAGCATTCAGTCAGGATTGTTTGGCGGCACTTTTTATTTACTCACCGGATTTCATGGCTTGCACGTTCTCACCGGTATTCTGCTGCAAACCTTGATGTTGGGGCGATCGTTTATCCCTGGTAACTACGAAAACGGTTTTTTTGGTGTTGAAGCAACGTCTTTATTCTGGCACTTTGTCGATGTCATTTGGATCGTGTTGTACACATTGATTTATGTTTGGCAATGA
- a CDS encoding CheR family methyltransferase has product MLNSKSLSKELIEAFIQLIAKHTGLEIRERDKATLSEKIALRMKDIKLDVPESYYQLLKSSTSESYQEWKKLVNLLTNSESYFFRDKDQFDLLRNHLLPELIKCKENSKTLRVCSAGCSSGEEPYSLAILLEELLPNPEEWNLTILGIDINQEALHKAELGIYRPWSFRRVEKEIMQQYFQLINHQYHINTSIKQMVKFQNLNLFKEVFPCSNSELQDLDLILCRNVFIYFEPSAIAKVLEKFYKALQPLGYLITGHAELSGQNLSQFQTKVFPESVVYQKITDHLIDTPKLLSPAEQNHIPEKQSLLQLNKEDLGNALEKNNIKMQQVALNLLKQLPPETQIPKLGNLTAAQLILQLEKGLKPVYQEPQ; this is encoded by the coding sequence GTGTTAAATTCAAAGTCTTTAAGCAAAGAGTTAATAGAAGCTTTTATCCAATTAATCGCCAAGCATACGGGGCTGGAAATTCGAGAACGAGACAAAGCGACCTTAAGCGAAAAAATTGCCTTAAGAATGAAAGACATCAAATTAGATGTCCCCGAAAGTTACTATCAACTGTTAAAATCATCAACTTCTGAAAGCTATCAAGAATGGAAAAAACTTGTTAATTTATTAACTAATAGTGAGAGTTATTTTTTTAGAGATAAAGACCAATTTGATTTATTGCGAAATCACCTTTTACCTGAATTAATAAAATGCAAAGAAAATAGCAAAACACTTCGTGTTTGTAGTGCAGGATGCTCGTCTGGAGAAGAACCCTATTCTCTAGCTATTCTTCTTGAAGAGCTTCTTCCTAATCCCGAAGAATGGAATCTCACAATTTTAGGAATAGATATCAATCAAGAAGCACTACACAAAGCTGAATTAGGAATTTATAGACCTTGGTCATTTAGACGGGTTGAGAAAGAAATCATGCAGCAGTACTTCCAACTAATTAACCATCAATATCACATCAATACCTCAATTAAGCAGATGGTAAAGTTTCAAAATCTCAATTTATTCAAAGAGGTATTTCCTTGTTCTAACTCTGAGCTACAAGACCTTGACTTAATTCTTTGCCGTAATGTTTTTATCTATTTTGAACCTTCAGCTATAGCTAAAGTCTTAGAAAAATTCTACAAGGCTCTCCAGCCTTTAGGGTATCTGATTACAGGTCATGCTGAACTCTCAGGACAGAATTTAAGTCAGTTTCAAACAAAGGTATTTCCAGAATCAGTAGTGTATCAAAAAATAACTGATCATTTGATTGATACGCCTAAACTATTGTCCCCCGCTGAACAAAATCATATACCTGAAAAACAATCATTGTTGCAATTAAATAAGGAAGACCTTGGAAATGCTTTAGAAAAAAATAATATAAAAATGCAACAAGTTGCGCTTAATCTTCTTAAACAATTACCGCCTGAAACTCAAATTCCAAAATTAGGGAATCTCACGGCAGCTCAGCTTATCCTCCAACTTGAAAAAGGCTTAAAACCCGTTTATCAGGAACCCCAATAA
- a CDS encoding DUF2231 domain-containing protein, giving the protein MNPDLLKEWSSLGVNGLPYLIPIHPNLVHLTLGLFIVAIAFDIVGVLYPLDKAAFKFLAIPVTRSSLFDVGWYNLLASAIITFFTVMAGLFEVSLAVPLTDVTSAWGLHALETMILHGVGGVLILTLIVGMTVWRGFQRYSWRKDMARQVQWSYLAAGLFVFALMFVQGTLGAHLGAEFGIHVTADQMLHLGENPNQL; this is encoded by the coding sequence ATGAATCCAGACCTGCTGAAAGAGTGGAGTAGTTTGGGCGTGAATGGATTGCCCTACCTAATTCCCATCCATCCCAACCTGGTACATCTAACGCTAGGGTTATTTATCGTAGCGATCGCCTTTGACATTGTAGGGGTGCTGTATCCCCTCGACAAAGCGGCGTTTAAGTTTCTGGCGATTCCCGTTACCCGCTCCTCGCTGTTTGATGTTGGTTGGTATAACCTACTGGCATCAGCAATCATTACCTTTTTTACAGTCATGGCGGGTTTGTTTGAAGTTTCTTTAGCCGTACCGCTTACCGATGTCACCAGCGCCTGGGGGCTTCATGCCCTGGAAACGATGATTCTACACGGCGTAGGCGGGGTACTGATTTTGACCTTGATTGTGGGAATGACCGTTTGGCGGGGCTTTCAACGCTATAGCTGGCGTAAAGACATGGCAAGACAGGTGCAGTGGAGTTATCTCGCTGCTGGTTTATTTGTTTTTGCTTTGATGTTTGTGCAGGGAACACTGGGTGCACATCTAGGTGCTGAGTTCGGCATTCACGTTACAGCCGATCAAATGCTGCACTTAGGCGAAAATCCTAATCAACTATAG
- a CDS encoding tetratricopeptide repeat protein: MSLRASLPNSQSSQNLQMKIALTLLVMAVVYSAAQFFRDRSNYNKGYEAYRQVNCSVASAHFDRVKNGWRIIDFGDFVSRAQQEQSECLAFKAVLEQEKKGNVAQAIVAYNGFMNEHTSGSYLVNAARDRVKSLFEKNKPEKLATKEFCNNLRQFQPDLIPQSDTNLPLLHFACGETYTSLKDYPKATLMYETFVDEYPNHSLLSQVKTAWAKTLVAQAKAEGAGNLPAPQRSGTTGNGSSVVTIRNDSPEPMRIVFSGPEGRIEELEACSTCQKYVGQGPKSCPNQGPTGDYTLKPGEYDVVVKSRGDKLVRPFKGTWSMNQGWTYTNCFYIVTNPTPEEREQQ, translated from the coding sequence ATGTCCTTAAGAGCATCTTTACCCAACTCCCAATCTTCGCAAAACCTACAGATGAAGATTGCACTCACCCTTCTTGTTATGGCAGTTGTTTATAGTGCCGCTCAATTTTTTCGAGACCGGAGCAACTATAACAAAGGATATGAAGCTTACCGCCAAGTCAATTGTTCAGTGGCATCTGCTCATTTTGATCGCGTGAAAAATGGCTGGCGTATCATCGACTTCGGTGACTTCGTATCCCGTGCTCAGCAGGAACAATCTGAATGTCTTGCCTTTAAAGCCGTGCTGGAGCAAGAAAAGAAGGGAAATGTAGCTCAAGCGATTGTTGCTTACAATGGCTTCATGAACGAGCATACTTCAGGTAGTTATCTCGTGAATGCTGCTCGCGATCGCGTCAAATCTTTATTTGAAAAAAACAAACCTGAAAAGTTAGCCACAAAAGAATTCTGCAATAATTTGAGGCAATTTCAACCAGATCTGATTCCTCAGAGTGATACAAACTTACCACTCCTCCACTTTGCCTGTGGTGAGACATACACCAGCCTGAAAGACTATCCAAAGGCAACACTGATGTATGAAACGTTTGTCGATGAATATCCCAATCACTCTTTATTATCCCAGGTAAAAACGGCATGGGCAAAAACACTGGTTGCTCAAGCCAAAGCAGAAGGTGCAGGAAACTTGCCGGCCCCCCAACGAAGTGGCACTACAGGTAATGGGTCATCCGTTGTTACCATTCGCAATGATTCACCAGAACCCATGCGGATTGTTTTCAGTGGGCCAGAAGGTCGGATTGAAGAGTTGGAAGCCTGTAGTACTTGCCAAAAATATGTGGGTCAAGGCCCCAAATCTTGTCCTAATCAAGGGCCGACTGGAGATTACACCCTCAAACCGGGTGAATATGATGTGGTAGTCAAGTCCAGGGGTGATAAATTAGTCCGTCCTTTTAAAGGCACTTGGAGTATGAATCAGGGCTGGACTTATACCAACTGTTTTTATATTGTCACGAACCCAACCCCAGAAGAGCGTGAACAACAATAA
- the cheB gene encoding chemotaxis-specific protein-glutamate methyltransferase CheB encodes MSIRVLLVEDSPITLVILKRILNSSPEIEVVGEARTGLEALQLIPQVQPDVICTDLHMPHMDGLEFTSEVMALYPRPILVISSWVQEEDALHVFQLLEAGALDIFPKPAAGLSTENQLINQELINKIQILSGVKVFKKKRKSPSPVKSLDNFSFQPYVKPEIVVIGASTGGPQAINELFTQLPSNLSVPVICVQHICVGFLQGFLDWLSSSCRLPIQIAKPGTIPKPGTIYFPPEQQHLELDKQGRFICSNSQPLDGHRPSVTVTFKSVSKFYGRATVGILLTGMGKDGAEGMHSIAKAGGLTIAQDEATSVIFGMPKEAIDLGAAQLVLPIHAIAPKLLDILHQQSLLSGKQIGIYKIC; translated from the coding sequence ATGTCTATACGAGTTCTATTAGTTGAAGATTCACCCATTACCCTAGTCATTTTAAAAAGAATTCTTAATTCATCACCAGAGATTGAAGTGGTGGGAGAAGCTCGTACTGGCTTAGAAGCTTTGCAACTGATTCCCCAAGTTCAACCCGATGTCATTTGCACAGATCTGCACATGCCTCACATGGATGGTTTAGAGTTTACCTCTGAAGTTATGGCACTCTATCCTCGACCGATTTTAGTGATTAGTTCCTGGGTGCAGGAAGAAGATGCTCTTCATGTTTTTCAGCTTTTAGAAGCAGGAGCATTGGATATTTTCCCCAAGCCAGCCGCTGGACTATCAACGGAGAATCAATTAATCAATCAAGAGTTAATTAATAAGATTCAAATTTTATCGGGAGTCAAAGTCTTTAAGAAAAAGCGAAAGTCTCCCTCTCCAGTAAAAAGCTTAGATAATTTTTCTTTTCAGCCTTATGTAAAACCAGAAATCGTAGTCATTGGTGCCTCTACAGGTGGCCCACAAGCCATCAACGAACTGTTCACTCAGCTCCCCTCAAATTTATCCGTGCCAGTGATTTGCGTACAACATATTTGTGTAGGTTTTTTACAGGGATTTCTGGATTGGTTATCCAGCAGTTGTCGGTTGCCTATTCAAATTGCTAAACCTGGAACTATACCCAAGCCAGGAACGATTTATTTCCCCCCAGAACAGCAGCATTTAGAATTAGATAAACAAGGACGCTTTATTTGCTCTAATTCACAGCCATTAGACGGACATCGCCCTTCTGTAACGGTTACCTTTAAGTCGGTATCTAAGTTCTATGGCAGGGCAACAGTGGGAATATTATTAACAGGTATGGGTAAAGATGGAGCCGAAGGAATGCATTCTATCGCCAAAGCTGGCGGTTTAACCATTGCCCAAGATGAAGCCACTTCTGTAATTTTTGGAATGCCGAAAGAAGCAATCGATTTGGGAGCCGCTCAACTCGTTTTACCAATTCATGCGATCGCGCCAAAATTACTAGATATTTTACATCAACAGTCCCTCTTATCTGGAAAGCAGATTGGGATTTATAAGATTTGTTAA